A DNA window from Caretta caretta isolate rCarCar2 chromosome 7, rCarCar1.hap1, whole genome shotgun sequence contains the following coding sequences:
- the EEF1G gene encoding elongation factor 1-gamma: MAAAGTLYTYPENWRAFKALIAAQYSGAKIKVLSTPPQFHFGQTNKTPEFLKKFPVGKVPAFEGADGFCVFESNAIAHYVSNDDLRGSSKETAAQIIQWVSFADSDIVPPASTWVFPTLGIMHYNKQATEYAKEEVKRVLGILDSHLKTQTFLVGERITLADITVVCTLLWLYKQVLEPSFRQPYSNTNRWFVTCINQPQFKAVLGEVKLCEKMAQFDAKKFAENQPKKDVPKKEKPAKEEKKQEKKEERKSEPEEEMDECDQALATEPKSKDPFAHLPKSPFVMDEFKRKYSNEDTLTVALPYFWEHFDKDGWSIWYSQYRFPEELSQTFMSCNLITGMFQRLDKLRKNAFSSVILFGSNNDSTISGIWVFRGQELAFPLSPDWQVDYESYTWRKMDADSEECKTLVKEYFTWEGEFKHVGKAFNQGKIFK; this comes from the exons ACTCTCTACACCTACCCTGAGAACTGGCGGGCATTTAAAGCCCTCATTGCTGCCCAGTACAGTGGGGCTAAGATCAAggtcctctccaccccaccccagttccACTTTGGGCAAACCAACAAAACACCTGAGTTCCTGAAGAAATTTCCTGTTGGGAAG GTTCCTGCTTTTGAAGGGGCTGATGGATTCTGCGTGTTTGAGAGTAACGCCATCGCACATTACG TCAGTAATGACGACCTGCGGGGATCCAGCAAGGAGACAGCTGCCCAGATCATCCAGTGGGTGAGCTTTGCTGACAGTGACATCGTCCCTCCCGCCAGCACCTGGGTCTTCCCTACGCTGGGCATCATGCACTACAACAAGCAG GCCACAGAATATGCCAAGGAGGAGGTGAAGCGGGTCCTGGGCATCCTGGACTCTCATCTGAAGACTCAGACCTTCCTGGTGGGGGAGCGCATCACGCTGGCTGACATCACTGTTGTGTGCACCCTCCTCTGGCTCTACAAGCAG GTGCTGGAGCCGTCCTTCCGCCAGCCCTACAGTAACACCAACCGCTGGTTTGTGACCTGCATCAATCAGCCACAGTTCAAGGCCGTGCTGGGAGAGGTGAAGCTATGTGAGAAGATGGCTCAGTTTGATG CCAAGAAGTTTGCTGAGAACCAGCCAAAGAAAGACGTCCCCAAGAAAGAGAAGCCTGCCAAGGAGGAGAAGAAGcaggagaagaaagaggagaggaaatcTGAGCCTGAAGAGGAGATGGATGAGTGTGATCAGGCCCTGGCTACTGAGCCGAAGTCCAAGGACCCCTTTGCTCACCTGCCCAAGAG cccctttGTCATGGATGAGTTCAAGCGGAAGTACTCCAACGAGGACACGCTGACAGTGGCACTGCCCTACTTCTGGGAGCACTTTGACAAGGACGGCTGGTCCATCTGGTACTCGCAGTACCGCTTCCCTGAGGAGCTGAGCCAGACCTTCATGAGCTGCAACCTCATCACAG GCATGTTCCAGCGCCTGGACAAACTGCGGAAGAACGCTTTTTCCAGCGTCATCCTCTTTGGCAGCAATAACGACAGCACCATCTCCGGCATCTGGGTCTTCCGCGGCCAGGAGCTGGCCTTCCCG CTGAGCCCTGACTGGCAAGTGGATTATGAGTCCTATACCTGGAGGAAGATGGATGCAGACAGTGAGGAGTGCAAGACGCTGGTCAAGGAGTATTTCACGTGGGAGGGCGAATTCAAACATGTCGGCAAAGCCTTCAACCAGGGAAAGATCTTCAAGTGA